From a single Ailuropoda melanoleuca isolate Jingjing chromosome 12, ASM200744v2, whole genome shotgun sequence genomic region:
- the RBM42 gene encoding RNA-binding protein 42 isoform X3: protein MAGAGPAPGLPGAGGPVVPGPGGGMPGKSGEERLKEMEAEMALFEQEVLGAPVTGIPTAVPTVPTVPTVEAMQVPAAPVIRPIIATNTYQQVQQTLEARAAAAATVVPPMVGGPPFVGPVGFGPGDRSHLDSPEAREAMFLRRAAGGPRPMALRPPHQALVGPPLPGPPGPPMMLPPMARAPGPPLGSMAALRPPLEEPATPRELGLGLGLGLKEKEEAVVAAAAGLEEASAAVAVGAGGAPTGPAVIGPSLPLALAMPLPEPEPLPLPLEVVRGLLPPLRIPELLSLRPRPRPPRPEPPPGLMALEVPEPLGEDKKKGKPEKLKRCIRTAAGSSWEDPSLLEWDADDFRIFCGDLGNEVNDDILARAFSRFPSFLKAKVIRDKRTGKTKGYGFVSFKDPSDYVRAMREMNGKYVGSRPIKLRKSMWKDRNLDVVRKKQKEKKKLGLR from the exons ATGGCCGGGGCGGGGCCAGCCCCGGGACTCCCGGGTGCAGGAGGACCTGTGGTCCCGGGCCCTGGCGGCGGCATGCCGGGCAAGAGCGGGGAGGAACGCTTGAAGGAGATGGAGGCGGAGATGGCCCT GTTTGAGCAGGAAGTTCTGGGGGCTCCGGTAACCGGCATCCCAACTGCTGTGCCTACGGTGCCCACGGTCCCCACGGTAGAAGCGATGCAGGTCCCAGCAGCTCCAGTGATCCGCCCAATTATCGCAACCAACACTTACCAGCAG GTCCAACAGACTCTGGAGGCCCGGGCAGCTGCTGCAGCCACAGTGGTTCCTCCCATGGTGGGTGGCCCTCCTTTTGTGGGTCCAG TTGGCTTTGGCCCTGGTGATCGGAGTCACCTGGACAGTCCAGAGGCTCGAGAAGCTATGTTCCTGCGTCGCGCAG CAGGTGGTCCCCGCCCTATGGCCCTGCGGCCCCCTCACCAGGCTCTTGTGGGCCCCCCTCTGCCTGGCCCCCCCGGACCACCTATGATGCTCCCACCGATGGCTCGGGCCCCAGGGCCCCCTCTGGGCTCCATGGCTGCTCTGAGACCTCCCCTG GAGGAGCCAGCGACACCTCgagagctggggctgggcctggggttgggcctgaaagagaaggaagaggcagtgGTGGCCGCGGCAGCCGGGCTGGAGGAGGCTAGTGCAGCGGTGGCTGTTGGGGCAGGAGGTGCCCCCACCGGCCCTGCAGTCATTGGGCCCAGCCTGCCATTGGCCCTGGCCATGCCTTTGCCTGAGCCTGAGCCCCTGCCCCTACCGCTGGAAGTTGTACGAGGCCTACTTCCCCCACTACGCATTCCTGAGCTCCTGTCCCTGCGTCCACGACCCCGGCCCCCACGGCCTGAGCCACCCCCTGGCCTCATGGCTCTTGAG GTCCCGGAGCCCTTGGGTGAggacaagaagaaaggaaagccagAGAAATTGAAACGCTGCATTCGCACAGCAGCTGGGAGCAGCTGGGAGGACCCCAGCCTGCTGGAGTGGGATGCAG ATGACTTCCGGATCTTCTGTGGGGATTTGGGCAATGAAGTGAATGATGACATCTTGGCACGCGCCTTCAGCCGCTTCCCATCCTTCCTTAAGGCTAAGGTGATCCGAGACAAGCGCACAGGCAAGACCAAGGGCTATGGCTTCGTCAGCTTTAAGGACCCCAGCGACTACGTGCGCGCCATGCGTGAGATGAATG GGAAGTATGTGGGCTCACGCCCCATCAAGCTGCGCAAGAGTATGTGGAAGGACCGGAACCTGGATGTGGTGCgcaagaagcagaaggagaagaagaaactggGCCTGAGATAG
- the RBM42 gene encoding RNA-binding protein 42 isoform X2 encodes MAGAGPAPGLPGAGGPVVPGPGGGMPGKSGEERLKEMEAEMALFEQEVLGAPVTGIPTAVPTVPTVPTVEAMQVPAAPVIRPIIATNTYQQVQQTLEARAAAAATVVPPMVGGPPFVGPVGFGPGDRSHLDSPEAREAMFLRRAAVAPQRAPILRPAFVPHVLQRAAGGPRPMALRPPHQALVGPPLPGPPGPPMMLPPMARAPGPPLGSMAALRPPLEEPATPRELGLGLGLGLKEKEEAVVAAAAGLEEASAAVAVGAGGAPTGPAVIGPSLPLALAMPLPEPEPLPLPLEVVRGLLPPLRIPELLSLRPRPRPPRPEPPPGLMALEVPEPLGEDKKKGKPEKLKRCIRTAAGSSWEDPSLLEWDADDFRIFCGDLGNEVNDDILARAFSRFPSFLKAKVIRDKRTGKTKGYGFVSFKDPSDYVRAMREMNGKYVGSRPIKLRKSMWKDRNLDVVRKKQKEKKKLGLR; translated from the exons ATGGCCGGGGCGGGGCCAGCCCCGGGACTCCCGGGTGCAGGAGGACCTGTGGTCCCGGGCCCTGGCGGCGGCATGCCGGGCAAGAGCGGGGAGGAACGCTTGAAGGAGATGGAGGCGGAGATGGCCCT GTTTGAGCAGGAAGTTCTGGGGGCTCCGGTAACCGGCATCCCAACTGCTGTGCCTACGGTGCCCACGGTCCCCACGGTAGAAGCGATGCAGGTCCCAGCAGCTCCAGTGATCCGCCCAATTATCGCAACCAACACTTACCAGCAG GTCCAACAGACTCTGGAGGCCCGGGCAGCTGCTGCAGCCACAGTGGTTCCTCCCATGGTGGGTGGCCCTCCTTTTGTGGGTCCAG TTGGCTTTGGCCCTGGTGATCGGAGTCACCTGGACAGTCCAGAGGCTCGAGAAGCTATGTTCCTGCGTCGCGCAG ctGTGGCCCCCCAGAGGGCCCCTATCCTGCGTCCGGCCTTCGTCCCCCACGTGCTACAGAGAGCAG CAGGTGGTCCCCGCCCTATGGCCCTGCGGCCCCCTCACCAGGCTCTTGTGGGCCCCCCTCTGCCTGGCCCCCCCGGACCACCTATGATGCTCCCACCGATGGCTCGGGCCCCAGGGCCCCCTCTGGGCTCCATGGCTGCTCTGAGACCTCCCCTG GAGGAGCCAGCGACACCTCgagagctggggctgggcctggggttgggcctgaaagagaaggaagaggcagtgGTGGCCGCGGCAGCCGGGCTGGAGGAGGCTAGTGCAGCGGTGGCTGTTGGGGCAGGAGGTGCCCCCACCGGCCCTGCAGTCATTGGGCCCAGCCTGCCATTGGCCCTGGCCATGCCTTTGCCTGAGCCTGAGCCCCTGCCCCTACCGCTGGAAGTTGTACGAGGCCTACTTCCCCCACTACGCATTCCTGAGCTCCTGTCCCTGCGTCCACGACCCCGGCCCCCACGGCCTGAGCCACCCCCTGGCCTCATGGCTCTTGAG GTCCCGGAGCCCTTGGGTGAggacaagaagaaaggaaagccagAGAAATTGAAACGCTGCATTCGCACAGCAGCTGGGAGCAGCTGGGAGGACCCCAGCCTGCTGGAGTGGGATGCAG ATGACTTCCGGATCTTCTGTGGGGATTTGGGCAATGAAGTGAATGATGACATCTTGGCACGCGCCTTCAGCCGCTTCCCATCCTTCCTTAAGGCTAAGGTGATCCGAGACAAGCGCACAGGCAAGACCAAGGGCTATGGCTTCGTCAGCTTTAAGGACCCCAGCGACTACGTGCGCGCCATGCGTGAGATGAATG GGAAGTATGTGGGCTCACGCCCCATCAAGCTGCGCAAGAGTATGTGGAAGGACCGGAACCTGGATGTGGTGCgcaagaagcagaaggagaagaagaaactggGCCTGAGATAG
- the RBM42 gene encoding RNA-binding protein 42 isoform X1, translated as MAGAGPAPGLPGAGGPVVPGPGGGMPGKSGEERLKEMEAEMALFEQEVLGAPVTGIPTAVPTVPTVPTVEAMQVPAAPVIRPIIATNTYQQVQQTLEARAAAAATVVPPMVGGPPFVGPVGFGPGDRSHLDSPEAREAMFLRRAAVAPQRAPILRPAFVPHVLQRADSALSSAAGGPRPMALRPPHQALVGPPLPGPPGPPMMLPPMARAPGPPLGSMAALRPPLEEPATPRELGLGLGLGLKEKEEAVVAAAAGLEEASAAVAVGAGGAPTGPAVIGPSLPLALAMPLPEPEPLPLPLEVVRGLLPPLRIPELLSLRPRPRPPRPEPPPGLMALEVPEPLGEDKKKGKPEKLKRCIRTAAGSSWEDPSLLEWDADDFRIFCGDLGNEVNDDILARAFSRFPSFLKAKVIRDKRTGKTKGYGFVSFKDPSDYVRAMREMNGKYVGSRPIKLRKSMWKDRNLDVVRKKQKEKKKLGLR; from the exons ATGGCCGGGGCGGGGCCAGCCCCGGGACTCCCGGGTGCAGGAGGACCTGTGGTCCCGGGCCCTGGCGGCGGCATGCCGGGCAAGAGCGGGGAGGAACGCTTGAAGGAGATGGAGGCGGAGATGGCCCT GTTTGAGCAGGAAGTTCTGGGGGCTCCGGTAACCGGCATCCCAACTGCTGTGCCTACGGTGCCCACGGTCCCCACGGTAGAAGCGATGCAGGTCCCAGCAGCTCCAGTGATCCGCCCAATTATCGCAACCAACACTTACCAGCAG GTCCAACAGACTCTGGAGGCCCGGGCAGCTGCTGCAGCCACAGTGGTTCCTCCCATGGTGGGTGGCCCTCCTTTTGTGGGTCCAG TTGGCTTTGGCCCTGGTGATCGGAGTCACCTGGACAGTCCAGAGGCTCGAGAAGCTATGTTCCTGCGTCGCGCAG ctGTGGCCCCCCAGAGGGCCCCTATCCTGCGTCCGGCCTTCGTCCCCCACGTGCTACAGAGAGCAG ATTCTGCTCTTTCTTCTGCAGCAGGTGGTCCCCGCCCTATGGCCCTGCGGCCCCCTCACCAGGCTCTTGTGGGCCCCCCTCTGCCTGGCCCCCCCGGACCACCTATGATGCTCCCACCGATGGCTCGGGCCCCAGGGCCCCCTCTGGGCTCCATGGCTGCTCTGAGACCTCCCCTG GAGGAGCCAGCGACACCTCgagagctggggctgggcctggggttgggcctgaaagagaaggaagaggcagtgGTGGCCGCGGCAGCCGGGCTGGAGGAGGCTAGTGCAGCGGTGGCTGTTGGGGCAGGAGGTGCCCCCACCGGCCCTGCAGTCATTGGGCCCAGCCTGCCATTGGCCCTGGCCATGCCTTTGCCTGAGCCTGAGCCCCTGCCCCTACCGCTGGAAGTTGTACGAGGCCTACTTCCCCCACTACGCATTCCTGAGCTCCTGTCCCTGCGTCCACGACCCCGGCCCCCACGGCCTGAGCCACCCCCTGGCCTCATGGCTCTTGAG GTCCCGGAGCCCTTGGGTGAggacaagaagaaaggaaagccagAGAAATTGAAACGCTGCATTCGCACAGCAGCTGGGAGCAGCTGGGAGGACCCCAGCCTGCTGGAGTGGGATGCAG ATGACTTCCGGATCTTCTGTGGGGATTTGGGCAATGAAGTGAATGATGACATCTTGGCACGCGCCTTCAGCCGCTTCCCATCCTTCCTTAAGGCTAAGGTGATCCGAGACAAGCGCACAGGCAAGACCAAGGGCTATGGCTTCGTCAGCTTTAAGGACCCCAGCGACTACGTGCGCGCCATGCGTGAGATGAATG GGAAGTATGTGGGCTCACGCCCCATCAAGCTGCGCAAGAGTATGTGGAAGGACCGGAACCTGGATGTGGTGCgcaagaagcagaaggagaagaagaaactggGCCTGAGATAG
- the HAUS5 gene encoding HAUS augmin-like complex subunit 5 isoform X1, whose protein sequence is MEVMQEARELGCWATEEMGAPVAARAPESTLRRLCLGQGADIWAYVLRHVHSQSPIQLFFTHSLTPPVSPGSPCHPLTLASFPQARRKLELEAAVARLRAEIQELDQSLELMEQETEAQDMALEQALQSMQDTQRRALLLRAQAGALRRQQHGLQDPVQRLQNQLRRLQDIERKAKVDITFGPLTSAALGLEPVVLGDVRTACTLRTQFLQKLLIPQAKGGNIPTPRDDYFGASYQQWLTSVETLLTNHPPGHILASLEHLAAEREAEIRSLCSSDGLRDTEIARSQAPDQSDSSQALPSMVHLMQEGWRAVGVLVAQRGPLLKERQILTRRLQGLMEEVERCALGSSERQALMLGLRGRGLWAELKALRAQSQELEEVAGRRQLLLQELQAKQQRILHWRQLVEETQEQVRLLIKGNSASKTRLCRSPAEVLALVQRKMVPTSEAVAPQSQELLHCLEEEARHLPYLLLGTLLRHSPGGLQPLPTVLPSIHQLHPASPRGSGLIVLSHVLGLPAGKAPELLLPKAASLRQDLLFLQDQRSLRCWDLLHMKTSLPPGPSTQELLQIWASQEKEQKDNLGQALKQLENLLKQALERIPKLQGVVEDWWEQPGQAALSEEFCHGLSLPQWRLRWVQAQGALQQLCR, encoded by the exons ATGGAGGTAATGCAGGAAGCGCGGGAACTGGGTTGCTGGGCGACGGAAGAGATGGGGGCGCCCGTCGCAGCCCGAGCCCCGGAGTCGACGCTGCGCAG ACTGTGTCTGGGCCAGGGGGCCGACATCTGGGCCTATGTCTTGCGGCACGTGCACAGCCAGAG TCCCATCCAGCTGTTTTTCACCCACAGCCTCACACCTCCTGTCTCCCCCGGAAGTCCTTGTCATCCCCTAACTCTGGCCTCATTTCCTCAG GCCCGTcggaagctggagctggaagccGCTGTTGCTCGCCTGCGGGCAGAGATCCAGGAGTTAGACCAGAGCCTGGAGCTGATGGAGCAAGAGACCGAGGCTCAGG ACATGGCCCTGGAGCAAGCCCTGCAGAGCATGCAAGACACCCAGCGTCGTGCTCTCCTCCTCCGGGCCCAAGCTGGGGCCTTGCGAAGACAGCAGCATGGGCTGCAAGATCCCGTGCAGCGGCTGCAGAATCAGCTGAGGCGTCTGCAGGACATAGAGAG GAAGGCCAAAGTAGATATAACCTTTGGACCCTTGACAtcagcagccctgggcctggagcctgtgGTCTTG GGTGATGTCCGAACAGCCTGCACCCTCCGGACCCAGTTCTTACAGAAACTCCTAATTCCTCAGGCCAAGGGAGGCAACATCCC AACCCCTCGAGATGACTACTTTGGAGCTTCCTACCAGCAGTGGCTTACCTCAGTGGAG ACACTGCTGACAAACCACCCTCCCGGGCACATCCTGGCCtccttggagcacctggctgcAGAGCGGGAGGCAGAGATTCGGTCCCTGTGCAGTTCAGATGGGCTCCGAGATACGGAGATCGCCAG GTCCCAGGCACCAGACCAGTCGGACTCCAGCCAGGCCCTGCCGTCCATGGTGCATCTCATGCAG GAGGGCTGGCGGGCCGTGGGTGTGCTGGTTGCCCAGCGGGGCCCCCTTCTGAAGGAGCGTCAAATCCTGACCCGGCGCCTCCAAGGCCTGATGGAGGAGGTGGAGAGATGTGCCCTGGGATCCAGCGAGAG GCAGGCCCTGATGCTAGGGCTCCGGGGTCGTGGCCTGTGGGCAGAGCTCAAGGCCCTGCGTGCCCagagccaggagctggaggaggtggCTGGGCGGCGGCAGCTTCTGCTGCAGGAGCTTCAGGCCAAACAGCAGCGGATCCTGCACTGGCGCCAGCTGGTG GAGGAGACGCAGGAACAGGTCCGCCTACTCATCAAGGGCAACTCAGCCAGCAAGACGCGTCTGTGCCGGAGCCCTGCAGAG GTGCTGGCTCTGGTTCAGCGAAAAATGGTCCCCACATCTGAGGCGGTGGCACCACAGAGCCAGGAGCTGCTTCACTGTCTGGAGGAGGAAGCCCGGCATCTACCCTACCTTCTGTTGGGCACCCTGCTTCGGCACAGCCCTGGAGG ATTGCAGCCCCTGCCCACGGTCCTGCCATCCATCCACCAGCTGCATCCTGCGTCCCCGAGGGGCTCCGGCCTCATAGTGCTGAGCCACGTGCTGGGGCTGCCTGCAGGGAAG gctccGGAACTGCTCCTCCCAAAGGCCGCCTCTCTTCGCCAGGACCTTCTGTTCCTCCAGGACCAGCGGAGTCTCCGGTGCTGGGATCTGCTTCACATGAAGACCAGCCTGCCACCAGGACCATCCACCCAGG AGCTGCTGCAGATCTGGGCATCCCaagaaaaggagcagaaagaCAATCTGGGGCAGGCTTTGAAGCAGCTGGAGAACCTGCTGAAACAAGCGCTGGAGCGAATCCCCAAGCTACAGGGGGTTGTGGAGGACTG GTGGGAGCAGCCAGGCCAAGCTGCCCTGTCCGAGGAGTTCTGCCACGGCCTGTCCCTGCCCCAGTGGCGGCTACGCTGGGTCCAGGCCCAAGGCGCCCTGCAGCAGCTGTGCAGATGA
- the HAUS5 gene encoding HAUS augmin-like complex subunit 5 isoform X2, which translates to MEVMQEARELGCWATEEMGAPVAARAPESTLRRLCLGQGADIWAYVLRHVHSQRTVQKIRGNLLWYGHQDSPEARRKLELEAAVARLRAEIQELDQSLELMEQETEAQDMALEQALQSMQDTQRRALLLRAQAGALRRQQHGLQDPVQRLQNQLRRLQDIERKAKVDITFGPLTSAALGLEPVVLGDVRTACTLRTQFLQKLLIPQAKGGNIPTPRDDYFGASYQQWLTSVETLLTNHPPGHILASLEHLAAEREAEIRSLCSSDGLRDTEIARSQAPDQSDSSQALPSMVHLMQEGWRAVGVLVAQRGPLLKERQILTRRLQGLMEEVERCALGSSERQALMLGLRGRGLWAELKALRAQSQELEEVAGRRQLLLQELQAKQQRILHWRQLVEETQEQVRLLIKGNSASKTRLCRSPAEVLALVQRKMVPTSEAVAPQSQELLHCLEEEARHLPYLLLGTLLRHSPGGLQPLPTVLPSIHQLHPASPRGSGLIVLSHVLGLPAGKAPELLLPKAASLRQDLLFLQDQRSLRCWDLLHMKTSLPPGPSTQELLQIWASQEKEQKDNLGQALKQLENLLKQALERIPKLQGVVEDWWEQPGQAALSEEFCHGLSLPQWRLRWVQAQGALQQLCR; encoded by the exons ATGGAGGTAATGCAGGAAGCGCGGGAACTGGGTTGCTGGGCGACGGAAGAGATGGGGGCGCCCGTCGCAGCCCGAGCCCCGGAGTCGACGCTGCGCAG ACTGTGTCTGGGCCAGGGGGCCGACATCTGGGCCTATGTCTTGCGGCACGTGCACAGCCAGAG GACTGTCCAGAAGATCCGGGGAAACCTACTCTG GTATGGCCACCAGGACAGTCCAGAG GCCCGTcggaagctggagctggaagccGCTGTTGCTCGCCTGCGGGCAGAGATCCAGGAGTTAGACCAGAGCCTGGAGCTGATGGAGCAAGAGACCGAGGCTCAGG ACATGGCCCTGGAGCAAGCCCTGCAGAGCATGCAAGACACCCAGCGTCGTGCTCTCCTCCTCCGGGCCCAAGCTGGGGCCTTGCGAAGACAGCAGCATGGGCTGCAAGATCCCGTGCAGCGGCTGCAGAATCAGCTGAGGCGTCTGCAGGACATAGAGAG GAAGGCCAAAGTAGATATAACCTTTGGACCCTTGACAtcagcagccctgggcctggagcctgtgGTCTTG GGTGATGTCCGAACAGCCTGCACCCTCCGGACCCAGTTCTTACAGAAACTCCTAATTCCTCAGGCCAAGGGAGGCAACATCCC AACCCCTCGAGATGACTACTTTGGAGCTTCCTACCAGCAGTGGCTTACCTCAGTGGAG ACACTGCTGACAAACCACCCTCCCGGGCACATCCTGGCCtccttggagcacctggctgcAGAGCGGGAGGCAGAGATTCGGTCCCTGTGCAGTTCAGATGGGCTCCGAGATACGGAGATCGCCAG GTCCCAGGCACCAGACCAGTCGGACTCCAGCCAGGCCCTGCCGTCCATGGTGCATCTCATGCAG GAGGGCTGGCGGGCCGTGGGTGTGCTGGTTGCCCAGCGGGGCCCCCTTCTGAAGGAGCGTCAAATCCTGACCCGGCGCCTCCAAGGCCTGATGGAGGAGGTGGAGAGATGTGCCCTGGGATCCAGCGAGAG GCAGGCCCTGATGCTAGGGCTCCGGGGTCGTGGCCTGTGGGCAGAGCTCAAGGCCCTGCGTGCCCagagccaggagctggaggaggtggCTGGGCGGCGGCAGCTTCTGCTGCAGGAGCTTCAGGCCAAACAGCAGCGGATCCTGCACTGGCGCCAGCTGGTG GAGGAGACGCAGGAACAGGTCCGCCTACTCATCAAGGGCAACTCAGCCAGCAAGACGCGTCTGTGCCGGAGCCCTGCAGAG GTGCTGGCTCTGGTTCAGCGAAAAATGGTCCCCACATCTGAGGCGGTGGCACCACAGAGCCAGGAGCTGCTTCACTGTCTGGAGGAGGAAGCCCGGCATCTACCCTACCTTCTGTTGGGCACCCTGCTTCGGCACAGCCCTGGAGG ATTGCAGCCCCTGCCCACGGTCCTGCCATCCATCCACCAGCTGCATCCTGCGTCCCCGAGGGGCTCCGGCCTCATAGTGCTGAGCCACGTGCTGGGGCTGCCTGCAGGGAAG gctccGGAACTGCTCCTCCCAAAGGCCGCCTCTCTTCGCCAGGACCTTCTGTTCCTCCAGGACCAGCGGAGTCTCCGGTGCTGGGATCTGCTTCACATGAAGACCAGCCTGCCACCAGGACCATCCACCCAGG AGCTGCTGCAGATCTGGGCATCCCaagaaaaggagcagaaagaCAATCTGGGGCAGGCTTTGAAGCAGCTGGAGAACCTGCTGAAACAAGCGCTGGAGCGAATCCCCAAGCTACAGGGGGTTGTGGAGGACTG GTGGGAGCAGCCAGGCCAAGCTGCCCTGTCCGAGGAGTTCTGCCACGGCCTGTCCCTGCCCCAGTGGCGGCTACGCTGGGTCCAGGCCCAAGGCGCCCTGCAGCAGCTGTGCAGATGA
- the HAUS5 gene encoding HAUS augmin-like complex subunit 5 isoform X3, translating into MEQETEAQDMALEQALQSMQDTQRRALLLRAQAGALRRQQHGLQDPVQRLQNQLRRLQDIERKAKVDITFGPLTSAALGLEPVVLGDVRTACTLRTQFLQKLLIPQAKGGNIPTPRDDYFGASYQQWLTSVETLLTNHPPGHILASLEHLAAEREAEIRSLCSSDGLRDTEIARSQAPDQSDSSQALPSMVHLMQEGWRAVGVLVAQRGPLLKERQILTRRLQGLMEEVERCALGSSERQALMLGLRGRGLWAELKALRAQSQELEEVAGRRQLLLQELQAKQQRILHWRQLVEETQEQVRLLIKGNSASKTRLCRSPAEVLALVQRKMVPTSEAVAPQSQELLHCLEEEARHLPYLLLGTLLRHSPGGLQPLPTVLPSIHQLHPASPRGSGLIVLSHVLGLPAGKAPELLLPKAASLRQDLLFLQDQRSLRCWDLLHMKTSLPPGPSTQELLQIWASQEKEQKDNLGQALKQLENLLKQALERIPKLQGVVEDWWEQPGQAALSEEFCHGLSLPQWRLRWVQAQGALQQLCR; encoded by the exons ATGGAGCAAGAGACCGAGGCTCAGG ACATGGCCCTGGAGCAAGCCCTGCAGAGCATGCAAGACACCCAGCGTCGTGCTCTCCTCCTCCGGGCCCAAGCTGGGGCCTTGCGAAGACAGCAGCATGGGCTGCAAGATCCCGTGCAGCGGCTGCAGAATCAGCTGAGGCGTCTGCAGGACATAGAGAG GAAGGCCAAAGTAGATATAACCTTTGGACCCTTGACAtcagcagccctgggcctggagcctgtgGTCTTG GGTGATGTCCGAACAGCCTGCACCCTCCGGACCCAGTTCTTACAGAAACTCCTAATTCCTCAGGCCAAGGGAGGCAACATCCC AACCCCTCGAGATGACTACTTTGGAGCTTCCTACCAGCAGTGGCTTACCTCAGTGGAG ACACTGCTGACAAACCACCCTCCCGGGCACATCCTGGCCtccttggagcacctggctgcAGAGCGGGAGGCAGAGATTCGGTCCCTGTGCAGTTCAGATGGGCTCCGAGATACGGAGATCGCCAG GTCCCAGGCACCAGACCAGTCGGACTCCAGCCAGGCCCTGCCGTCCATGGTGCATCTCATGCAG GAGGGCTGGCGGGCCGTGGGTGTGCTGGTTGCCCAGCGGGGCCCCCTTCTGAAGGAGCGTCAAATCCTGACCCGGCGCCTCCAAGGCCTGATGGAGGAGGTGGAGAGATGTGCCCTGGGATCCAGCGAGAG GCAGGCCCTGATGCTAGGGCTCCGGGGTCGTGGCCTGTGGGCAGAGCTCAAGGCCCTGCGTGCCCagagccaggagctggaggaggtggCTGGGCGGCGGCAGCTTCTGCTGCAGGAGCTTCAGGCCAAACAGCAGCGGATCCTGCACTGGCGCCAGCTGGTG GAGGAGACGCAGGAACAGGTCCGCCTACTCATCAAGGGCAACTCAGCCAGCAAGACGCGTCTGTGCCGGAGCCCTGCAGAG GTGCTGGCTCTGGTTCAGCGAAAAATGGTCCCCACATCTGAGGCGGTGGCACCACAGAGCCAGGAGCTGCTTCACTGTCTGGAGGAGGAAGCCCGGCATCTACCCTACCTTCTGTTGGGCACCCTGCTTCGGCACAGCCCTGGAGG ATTGCAGCCCCTGCCCACGGTCCTGCCATCCATCCACCAGCTGCATCCTGCGTCCCCGAGGGGCTCCGGCCTCATAGTGCTGAGCCACGTGCTGGGGCTGCCTGCAGGGAAG gctccGGAACTGCTCCTCCCAAAGGCCGCCTCTCTTCGCCAGGACCTTCTGTTCCTCCAGGACCAGCGGAGTCTCCGGTGCTGGGATCTGCTTCACATGAAGACCAGCCTGCCACCAGGACCATCCACCCAGG AGCTGCTGCAGATCTGGGCATCCCaagaaaaggagcagaaagaCAATCTGGGGCAGGCTTTGAAGCAGCTGGAGAACCTGCTGAAACAAGCGCTGGAGCGAATCCCCAAGCTACAGGGGGTTGTGGAGGACTG GTGGGAGCAGCCAGGCCAAGCTGCCCTGTCCGAGGAGTTCTGCCACGGCCTGTCCCTGCCCCAGTGGCGGCTACGCTGGGTCCAGGCCCAAGGCGCCCTGCAGCAGCTGTGCAGATGA